A window of Gadus chalcogrammus isolate NIFS_2021 chromosome 2, NIFS_Gcha_1.0, whole genome shotgun sequence genomic DNA:
cTAAATAAAAAATCTTAAAAAATAACATATCTTTTTCAAAAttaaaggttgtagtaggaccatgaagaggccatgcctctatggaacaagttttggggctctagagtcaataatggcgacgctattgaaattttaccattgtggtcgttttcagttttgcactttgcagacggcccctaagctcgcggctgaaagccgactgccaatgcaattcaccgttcgctaaagaaggctcgtttggatgaaaacaatgttgtagctggttctctgggttactacactcaattgtgtcgcaacgatgtttcactgatgatctattgaaccgcaaactcaGAATCTGCGGAAGCTCCTCCGTTAATatgaagctctcctctcctcttgttaaaaaaaagaaatacagcaGCGGCGGTCATATTTCAGCAGCGGCGGTATGCCGCTGCTAGgtgcatataggggaaacacggttttaaaatgattattattattagctggtCATGCTATCATCCAtggattattccttcatccaaacagtcttttttcctttcatcactttagtTGTTCAGAACTGCATTTCTTAGCTGACACtgaaaggctattggcttagacatacaacagcatagtaatTAAGATAGATATAAAGGTCATGGAATAAAACTAATTTGGACAGGACTTTATTTACTTCATAaacccctgtggcttcctggggttCAGCCCCCCAAAAATTCAGAACCTAGAATCGCTCCTGGTGCAGAATTaaagccactacgagccagtcccacaatgagctttccacaaacgtgccgttccacgggtgtggccctgagcagcttgcgcccacggtaccatgcgctcctGTTTGCAGTGGtcgtggatgtatcgcaatggcgaggcgcacacagcttttaaccgtgttctgtaaatattctagaacactggCGGGAGCCCTGGAGCtctaaaaaatatcaaataataaataaatatctatatcatataacatatatatattatcacggccaaaatctgCCAAAAAATCTGCCAATCGGCcaacctccagacgatattatgaatctcaaacgactgcgtcgggttctcagacatctctggttcttccacttccaccacTGCCCACTGCCTCGACAGCGGGCAGCGGGCCGCACCACTCCCCCTCAGCGCTgttgcttcgcggcggtggtgttTCACGGcagtggtgcctcgcggcggtgaccaaataaataaaccagtaaatgtaaaataacaacaaaaaaacataataaaaaaatattgcatGTAAACATTTCCTGCACCTCTCATAGGCGTCCAAATGAAGTCCAAAAAATGTAGGCTACCCAGTTCAAAGGTCAAATGTTGAACGTCAATATGACATCCAAGTTGGGTCATGGTTTGAAATCCAAATAGTGGACCTAGTTTGGATGTAAAATTGACATTGTCAGACCAAATATAGACATGATCTGCATGTCTATCCGACGTCCAATGTTTAGTGGGATGTAAAGGATGCCCCAACTAAGTAATTGTCCTCCAACTCCCCTCACATACCTTGTAGAATAGTACTGTAGGACTTGCTCAAAGAGTAATAGATAAGGCCAACAGCCAAGCACAAaacaaggaaagagagagagcgatggtcGAGGGGAAAGGTTTTACACCCATTCCCGGTCCAAGGCAATTACCAGCAAGCTCTAAATGAAAATTGAACAttgaatttaattaattaagattATGTTTATATATGCAAGGTTTAGATGTTGTTTATAATTTTACATTTTCCTTTCTTTAAAACAGCAAGAAAAAGGATgagctgcagtggctggagtcaTTCCGCCCTCAAAGTGACAATGTCAAGCATCTTAGAGTCCTTCTGTGTGGCCCTGCTGGAAGTGGAAAATCCAGTTTCATCAATTCTGTTGACAGTATTTGTCAAAACAGGATAACCGGTCCTGCAGATGCCAATAACGCACTAGAAGCTGACCCAGAACTGGCTAAAATCGCTGGACAGTCTTTCACACGCAAAGTAAGATCATTGAGGAAGAAGTCCTCACTCACCTTTCATTAACATCTTGATGTAACTACTGATCCTTCTTTGCTATTGCAAATAGTTAAAGCTAGTTGTTGGATGTTTAGAAACACGTGTCTTTGGTCTAGAAATACTGCTATGACTTGaatttatatttgtgtatatatatgaaatGCACAAATGCATATTTTACATTGGAAATTCCTTTGGCCTTTAATAGTACAAAACACATCGAATCCAAAAAGGGACGCCAGGACAATATTACCCGTTTGTCTTCAACGACGTCATGGGCTTGGAACCGACCAATGGAATCTTACTGGGGGACCTTACACTGGCCATGAAGGGACGTGTGAAAGATAATTACAAGGTATGCTTGTTTATAGTGTTAACTTTTATTACAACACGGCCACTGAAGGTTCTAGCGCTGAGAGGTGCTCATATAACTGCACAATATATAGACTCCCTCCCTGTTCTAAACTAATGCACAACATTTCATTCAACTTGCCAATGTTCCATTTGTTGACAATGGACAATACATTTGGCTTGGAAACATGATTCAACCAAAGAATAAGATGAGAGCAAGACCCAACTGTTACAACTTTAATATAGGTTGTCCAAACAAATGAAAATAGTTCTTTCAAGGATAGAGTCCATATGAGCGTGCTCATATCATATCATGCTCGATTCATATCTAAAATGTCATTATCTTCACTGCCAGCCCACGCCACATCCCTTTTGAGCCTACAGTGACAGTGTGTACTGGTTCTGCAGAGAAAATGAAAAAcataatgataatataatataataataatacatttaatttagaggcgcctttcaaggcacccaaggtcaccttacagagcataaagtcatcataaatcgtttaaaaacaagacattgtggaaacagagaataataaataaataaataaaacaaaaacaagacaaaacaaacaaacagtgatcagttaaacgttgtgtgcgagtttgaacaggtgagaaaATGAAAAACATGAGTTGTTAACTGATAAACTGTCCAATATAATTGGATATGGATcaccaaaccaaactacagGCTTTTGTTTTAACATGGATGTAAAGAAATGTAGTTACTATGGTCAGTGGTCACCTGGTTATTATCCGCTTTTATAGGTGCATTATAAATCGATGTATCATTACTTACAACATTCCCAAACTTTTGTGGTCATATAtgttcaaaaaaatattttcatattGCACTTCATAGTGCACATACAATATCAGTTCAACCTGTaatctcttttttttaatttctctctctcagttcgATCCTAAGACACCTTTGGATGACTCAAACGATTGCTACATCAACAACCCAACTTCAAATGACAAAGCACACATCTTGGTCTTTGTTCTTGCTGTCGACTTCAATCAAGTGGCAGACGAACAGATGTTTAAGAAAATTACTGAGATCAGACTTGCAGCCAGAGACCTTGGTGACATAAAATGTTATTTGGTTGCCTAGCAAAGTTAAATTACTGTTTTCAAGTTTGATTGGTTCCTATAGGAAAGAACTGAGTCATATTTTCTATTGGTAGAATCATTAAggattaaataataatttatttaaagACAAACGTAAAAGGTGACTCGTGTGTCTGTTCTCTCTGTATTTAGATATTCCACAAATAGCCATTCTAACGAAAATCGATGAGAAATCTTGCGATCTCGTGAAAAAAGACCTTAAAAATGTCTACAGCAGCACGAACATCAAGAATGCGGTAAGTTCTGTATCAATAATTATTTGTACAACCGCATTTGACACTGTTCCGATTCATTCTAAGGTGAGAACCTTAAAACCTTTATCCAGATGTATAAATGTCTTTATGAATGGAACCTAACAACCAAATACAATGGCACAACTTTAATTTGAGGTCATTTCTGGATCTAAGTCTACAATGCTTTTCATGTAATTTTCCATATGTATCTAAAATCTCTTACAAGAAATAAAAGCTTCTAGCTTTCAACATGTGTGCATTGTGGGGGATGGGTGACTGGTCCCAAAAAGTTTAAATTGTTTATTTTCTCAAGGAAAGGAACAGAACTAAGGATTCTTTGTTtttgcaaatacattttgaacGGAACAAAAAACTGAAACATTTTAACAATAGTGACCCAAAAGATAAGACCTCATCTCAAGTACTGAATTGCTTTTCGCAGATGGAGGGGCTCAGTAATACTGTGGGATTCCCACTGAGATGCATCTTTCCCCTGAAGAACTACCATGGAGAAATCGAATTGAATGATGAAATGGATATGCTGATTCTAACCGCACTGAGACAGATCCTTTCTTTTGCAAATGACCGTGTAAATGCTACTGATGTTGCAGCTGCTGACCAAACAGCCAACACTGTCAATATAACCTAATAAGTTGAAAGGGACAATTTTAAAAAAGATGCTGCTTTGGCTCGCTTTTTCTCCCACTGATGTGATCTGATTGATTTGAATTCAAAATGTCTAAAGCGTTAAAAAATCTCCTGGACCAATTGCCTTAATACAAATAAGTATGTGACACAAATACATTGAATTGTAATGCAAAGTTAACcgacacagtaggcctacatctttGAATTTTGTAAAGATTTAACAGTCCAAGTAAATATCATATGTTAATTCATTATAATACTGTTATACTACAGTATAAGTACCTGAGAGGCATTAACCCTCTTATACGTTGCAATCGACATCCACCACTGGCCAGGCAGAGCTCCCCACATCCACTAACACCACGCCACGCCCATTCGTCGTAACTTCATAGAGAATGTATTTGACAATGGCAAAGGAATACCTACTCGGTTCAGAGCAGAGTTTACAAACTGTTAAATTATGAATTACATACATGAAGGCAGACGCAAGTAAAATATGCAGCAAACAATTGCTGAcgtgggggaaaaaaacaggGCAGCTTATTGTCTTCTCAGTTAAAAGTGTGACGGACTCAAAAGAACATTCTGAAGACTTGTCACGTCGCCGAGAGACTGTTGACCTTGAGGCGACACTCCCACAAGAGAAAGCAAGGAAGGTCcttaaggtacgaacacaccaaacgcgtaccccGCGTATAGAcacgtataaaatcggcaatttttccatagggaaccattggtttactcgcgtatgagctgcgtacatgcgctaaagcatcattttacccgcgttagcggcgtatgagctgcgtatatatacgcgcgtacgcgaggagttcaaaaaattgaactttcaacgctcatacgcgtgatgcttagccgcgatagccaatcagcgtggagcttgacccgacgtcactggcagagtagtgacgcttgcacagaagcatacggccgacatctttctttattctgggtggaaatagtaacatagttacgccattaaatgcgtttatggaaacactTTAGCGAGAAATaagcattttactttcataatgttcgctctgtgaatgtgaaggatgtttggtttgatagttatgacgaagagtgaacgctccgttcacttgcatggacagagtctctggttgctaagcaacctcaacgtcttggcggactatttctctgctgatcaacactacgaatgctggaaacacaccagacacaccatgtgaagttatttaacccgattattgttatttatatccgagattatttaatctaacccgatccaagctctatcatgcacccaaacacggcagcgtttgggtttccttcctcggactcctaaatccagcgcagccacaggcgcgtagctgcgtacgTAGGacaatttttgacacaaaatgctcaagcaacattttagctgcgttacgcgcgttaatcttacgcgggtacgcgtttggtgtgttcgtacctttagATAGTGAAAGTGAAACCGCACACAGATTTATAAGAAACATAACGTCACCCTCTTAAAGTAATGGCCTAAGTCACCTTTTTGCCAAAATGATTTTCTTGCCTTTTCTTGCCTTTCTTGCCAGCTCTTTGTGATGCTAGCCACCTCTGGTAAAATCCCCAACATCCTCAGTTGAACAGATCATGTGATCCTACCCGTTTAGTGTAATGGCCTATGTCAAGAGTGTGAATTAGGCCAATTTATTTTGCCTAAGTCACTAGACAAGAGTGACTTAGGCAATTTTATGAGCGTTTCAAGATGGCGGCCActtccaaaaaaaagaaagtctaCCAAGCTAGTGAAGTTATTGCCATGATGCAGGACTCGTTCCATACTGGTAAGTGATAAGGTTTACTATAATAAAGGCTAGGCTATGAATGTTGCATGGTTATTAAGTCTTTTTAGTTAGCATTTGAGTCAGCATTTTAGTaaacagtaggcctaagtttaaaaaaaaaaaaaaaaaaacgagtttACTTTAATGCTAAGTTGATGCTTATAAAGCATTAATTAAACATTGAATAATGCTTATCAAGCATTAAATAACCATTAATTAATgcacccttattgtaaagtgttacctaaaatataatacaaaacCACACACCATCTCTTCTTTGGTAGGAGATGAACTTGATTCTTCTGACACTGATCAGGCCCCATCCAATGAATATGAAAATGAGACCGTCGTTGAGATGGTGGAAAATGCCAGGCCAAGACTCCTTTTCAGACTCCTTTTCCCTTTTCACTCCCATTGATGATGCTGAAGATGTCGAGCAGACACGTCCACATCTTGAAGAAGACTCATCTGCTGATGATGATATTGGCGATCCAGACTATAAACCATCCTGTAATGAGTCCTCTGCCCCTGAAAATGAAAACAGCCTAAACAATACTGTCCAAAGGAAACGAAATAAACGCCTCAGTCCAGGAACATGGAAGCAAAATGAATCCAAGGAGAAACGTCTCAAAGGAATGCCATACAACCTCAAAGGTGGCAAAGAATGAAGTGCAAAGGCTATGGGTCCTCCCTGTAACTCGAAGTTCTGTCAAAAAATCCCAACTCGAGGCTGCCAATCCATTACAGAAGAGCAGCGGCAGTGGATATTTCAGAAAGTTTGGTCAATGAACACCTGGAAAGAACGTCAGTTATACATCACTGCTTTGGTCACAAAGGTTGACATAAAGCAAAGGAAAGTTGCTGAGGGATCCCGACGCAGTATATCATTTTCCTACCAACTGAAACTTCAGGATGGAAGCAGTTGTAAGGTGTGCAAGTCACTCTTTTGCTCTACAATTGGTGTCCCTGAAAGAACCATTACACACTGGCTGAACGAAGACACCGACCACGACGATCAAGCAGCAGCCCCGCCATCTAAATACGGACCTAAGAGTGGTAAGCATGCAAAGCTGGAAACTTGTGTCACAGATTTCCTTAAGGACTGGTTGAAGGACCTGCCCACTGTTGATTCACACTACCGCAGAAGCACAGCAACCTACAAAAACAAGAGGTTCCTTCACCCAGGCACAACCATCTCCCAACTACATAGGGAATATGAACAGGCGGCTGCAACTGTTGAAGTGAGGGCAGTTGGGATACGACATTTCACAGATGTGTTCCATGAAGAAAACTATTCCGTATTCATCCCGCGAAAAGATCAGTGTGATGTTTGTGTTTCATTCAAGCATGGGAATATCAGTAAGGTTGAGTATGATGCACATGTTGCCAAGAAAGATGAAGCGAGGCAAGAGAAATCCCGCGACAAGGATTCTGCAAACAATGAGAAGTCCGTTTGGACAATGGACTTGCAAGCCGTGCTGCTGTCTCCAAGAACCCAAGCCAGCAGCATGTATTACAAAACGAAACTGCAGATCCATAACTTTACCCTCTTTAACTTGGAATCAAAGGAAGGCTACTGCTATACTTGGGACGAATCAGAGGGTGGCCTGAAAAGCGAGGTTTTCGCACATCTACAATATCGCCATTTTGAAGGTGTGATCAAAGACCATCCAGAAATCAAGGAGATAATAGTGTGGAGTGATGGCTGTGATTATCAGAACAGAAATGCAACTGTGGCAAATGCATACTCTGAGCTTGCCAGGAAACACGGGGTACTAATAACACAGAAGTACCTTGTTGCagggcacacacaaatggagtGTGACAGCATGCATAGTACCATTGAACGCAAAATGGTTGTGGATATCTTCACCCACAGAGACTATGTAATCATACTCCAGACTGCAAGAATCAGACCATCACCCTACCATGTGAAGGTGCTCAAGCATGATGAATTCCTGAGTATGAATGATTCTTACTTCTTGAGCATCAGACCAGGCAAGAAAGCTGGAGATCCGACTGTGCATGATTTGCGGGCTCTTCAGTTTAGCAGCGATGGCAAGGTCCATTTCAAGCTATCCTTTTCAGAGAACACTGCATGGGAAGCACTGCCACAGAGGATACAGGTGCGAAAAGAGCCGATGGCATGGATAAGAGTATTTCCATGTGCTCTGCCAATCAAGGAGAGAAAATTCCAGGACCTTCAGTCAATGAAACATGTCATGCCGATCGAGTGTCATCCCTTCTTCGACAACTTGCCTCATCAATAGGCATCAGTCAAAATAAGTGAGAATAACCCAGCTCAGATAAGCTGGAGGGAGAAGTGAGGAGATGCACATGCCTCCTCAGCGTTTTGTTAAGTTATTAACGTtaagttatattattattatattattattattatattattatatttagttgTTAAGTTGTGCTTTATTGTGCACAGAGTTGAAAAATCATTTGATATTATCACAGAGGAAAGTTTTCCTGCCATTTGTTTGGTTTAGCTAAGAGTTATTACAGTTGTGACGTTTGAGTTTGCTTTACTGAATTAAAGTGCCATTCACAGCCAAacttccctctgtctcctctgagTCTATGTGTGCTCCACTAGCATATTCAAATGTTTGTGGCATAGGCCTACCCTTCCTCATGGTCTGTTACAGtagtgggaaaaaaaagaaatgcactgTTTTGCCTCACTTATTCCAGAATTAATTCGGCCCAAGTCAGGTTCAAAATTTAGTAAATCACAAAGGCATGTTCATAAATTGGCCTAAGTCATCTTATCCTCTTATGTTACACAATTGACTGACATCATTATTTGTATATCAATAGTAATCTATTGTCATAACCTTTGTGTTTGAAATGATTCATAAATATCATATACTCTATATATGGTTcagttttttctgttttctgaaCAACTtgaaaatatgacttaggcCATTACTTTAAGAGGGTGACGATAAGTAACTATCACTCTTCATGAGCGATTTTCCACGTTGGACGAAACACGATATCAATATGGGAGGAGGTTAGTGAAcaatacataaaaacaaaaagtttTAGTTAGGCCTATATAGGAATgcgcgatataaacgatataaacgataaaaAATGGCCTACGATAGAGATTTTAGTTATATTGCTCTATCGCGATAATGTATGTTTGACGCGATCTATCCATGATTCGCGAAAtataaagagccacgagctgcaaccgtctgcaacgcatcgtccgcgaCCCGCGAATTTTAAAAAGAGCAACGAGCTGCAACCAGCTGCATCGCATCATCCGCGACAcgcgaaatttaaagagccacgggctgcaaccggctgcaacgcatcgtccgcgacccgcggaatttaaagagccacgagctgcaaccggctgcaacgcatcgtccgcgaCCCGCGGAATTTAAAGAGCCATGAGCTCCAACCGGCTTCAACGCATCATCGTCATCTAAGTAAATATGGCTGAAAGAGAAACGGAGGAGCTGGTGATTGCTCTCATTTCATGTTCATTTCAAAATTACATGCGTTCATTTTCCActtattgttttatgttttaatagCAAGTATCTGTGAACACACTTggaagatttttctttatttaaaatagccatTCCTAATACTGGACGTATTTCCCTAATTCACAGTATCGGTTTCTTTATTAACAAGACACCAccaatttttatttcattaagaGAAGTATACGTCATTACacagaagatttttttcttttttaaagtctctgcagctacaacattatgttgtatgattagttttgcacaataaatgttctcaaaacgacatacatttagcagtttagctttccttagagtctatgtaacctgttctgaaatggttctattatgatttatatattgtgatatatatcgttatcgcaataggttgcatgtatatcgcaatatggattttaggccatatcgcccatccctaatttacagtacactgaataggtttacaGAGGACTCATACAGTACAATATGAACAATGAAGGCCTGAAgcaaccataggtttgcagagaactatatacagtgtgtacactgaataggtttacagaggactacatacagtacaatatgcacactgaaggcctgatgccaccatgtttgcagagaactatatacagtatgtacactgaataggtttgcagaggactatacaatatgcacaatgaaggcctggtcccaccataggtttgcaattgcagagaactatatacagtacacttgaaaggggtggggggaggttgtgagggtctgcaaccagtgtccatctcaagggaaatacatataggctagtggaataaatagaagttgcttacctctagcatggctagcttcacaAAGTTGTTCATTATGCACTCTTGctcgcttgtgttttttttatccgatctgacatgtttcaggtctgtcaaccctgtctgtgtccacgaactatcacacgcacttattttaaaagtatacaaggaaagcaaaaaattgcattggcatacccagctagttagccaagcctgaACCAAACTCTTGAAAAACTTCTATGGTAGgctctatccttttctctt
This region includes:
- the LOC130371098 gene encoding interferon-induced protein 44-like isoform X2 → MGAVISFFYPPAPAPAPKPDLIPAWRTLDWGKKKDELQWLESFRPQSDNVKHLRVLLCGPAGSGKSSFINSVDSICQNRITGPADANNALEADPELAKIAGQSFTRKYKTHRIQKGTPGQYYPFVFNDVMGLEPTNGILLGDLTLAMKGRVKDNYKFDPKTPLDDSNDCYINNPTSNDKAHILVFVLAVDFNQVADEQMFKKITEIRLAARDLDIPQIAILTKIDEKSCDLVKKDLKNVYSSTNIKNAMEGLSNTVGFPLRCIFPLKNYHGEIELNDEMDMLILTALRQILSFANDRVNATDVAAADQTANTVNIT
- the LOC130371098 gene encoding uncharacterized protein LOC130371098 isoform X1, producing MGPPCNSKFCQKIPTRGCQSITEEQRQWIFQKVWSMNTWKERQLYITALVTKVDIKQRKVAEGSRRSISFSYQLKLQDGSSCKVCKSLFCSTIGVPERTITHWLNEDTDHDDQAAAPPSKYGPKSGKHAKLETCVTDFLKDWLKDLPTVDSHYRRSTATYKNKRFLHPGTTISQLHREYEQAAATVEVRAVGIRHFTDVFHEENYSVFIPRKDQCDVCVSFKHGNISKVEYDAHVAKKDEARQEKSRDKDSANNEKSVWTMDLQAVLLSPRTQASSMYYKTKLQIHNFTLFNLESKEGYCYTWDESEGGLKSEVFAHLQYRHFEGVIKDHPEIKEIIVWSDGCDYQNRNATVANAYSELARKHGVLITQKYLVAGHTQMECDSMHSTIERKMVVDIFTHRDYVIILQTARIRPSPYHVKVLKHDEFLSMNDSYFLSIRPGKKAGDPTVHDLRALQFSSDGKVHFKLSFSENTAWEALPQRIQVRKEPMAWIRVFPCALPIKERKFQDLQSMKHVMPIECHPFFDNLPHQ